The proteins below are encoded in one region of Pseudophryne corroboree isolate aPseCor3 chromosome 8, aPseCor3.hap2, whole genome shotgun sequence:
- the PTGDS gene encoding prostaglandin-H2 D-isomerase: MKEVVLSVALVVLSALCAQGEVPVQPDFQEDKIVGKWYGMALASNSAWFQSKKQVMKMCTTQITPTADGNLDVVATFPKQDRCEKKSMTYIKTEQPGRFLSKSPRYGSDHVIRVVETNYSEYVLMHTLKTKGDQVNTIVSLFSRTKDIRPELVEKFRKLAKEQGLTDDNILILPPTNSCMSDV, encoded by the exons ATGAAGGAAGTCGTGCTCAGCGTGGCCCTTGTCGTACTGTCTGCCCTGTGCGCCCAGGGTGAGGTCCCCGTCCAGCCGGACTTCCAGGAGGATAAA ATTGTAGGGAAGTGGTACGGAATGGCCCTGGCCTCCAACTCCGCATGGTTCCAGTCTAAGAAGCAGGTGATGAAGATGTGCACCACCCAGATCACACCCACCGCCGATGGGAACCTAGACGTTGTGGCCACTTTCCCCAA GCAAGATCGCTGTGAAAAGAAGAGTATGACTTACATCAAGACCGAGCAGCCCGGACGCTTCCTGTCTAAAAGCCCAC GTTACGGCAGTGATCACGTGATCCGAGTGGTGGAGACCAACTACAGTGAATACGTCTTGATGCACACTCTGAAGACCAAGGGCGACCAGGTCAACACCATCGTGTCTCTCTTTA GCAGAACAAAGGACATAAGACCAGAACTGGTGGAGAAATTCAGAAAGCTGGCTAAGGAACAAGGCCTGACCGACGACAACATCCTCATCCTGCCTCCCACCA